Within the Verrucomicrobiia bacterium genome, the region TGGGAGTGGGCCCGGTGTGGGGGGACACGCCGGTGAAGGGGACGCTGGTGATCCTGGGGGACAGTCTGGCGGCGGGATACGGCGTGGAGCCGGAGCAGGCCTTTCCGGCGCTCCTGCAGAGGCGGATCGCGGCGGCGGGGTTGGGATTTGAGGTGGTGAATGCCGGAGTGAGCGGGGACACGACGGCGGGCGGATTGCGGCGGGTGGGGTGGTTATTGCGGCGGCCGATGGAGGTGCTGGTGATTGCGCTGGGGGGGAACGACGGATTGCGCGGTTTGGCGCCGGCGGCGACCCGGTCGAATCTGGTGGCGATGATCGAAACCGTTCGAATGCGGCAGCCCGGGGTTCGGATTGTGGTGGCCGGGATGCAGATGCCCCCGAACATGGGGGAGGACTACACGCGGACGTTTCGGGATGTGTACCCGTGGGTGGCCCGGGAGAAGCATGTGGCATTGATTCCGCACCTGCTTGAGGGGGTTGGGGGGAGGCCGGAGATGAACCTGCCGGACTTGATCCACCCGACGCCGGAAGGCCACGAGCGGATGGCGGAGAACGTATGGGAGGTGCTCGGTCCGCTGCTGGAAGGGCTGCGGGGCCGGGGTCAGGAGACGGTGGACGGATCGACACGGACGCGTTCCTGAAGGCGTCGGCGGGCGCGGCGGGCGATCAGGACCGAGCCCAGGACGAGGGCCGCGAGACCCACGGCGTAAAGGCCCCATTCCCAGGGGGTGCGGAGACGCCCATGCAGGGCGAGGTGGCCGAGGGAACCGAGGTACACGAAGAGGAGGGTACCCGGGATGCTGGCGAGGGCGGTGGCCCAGAGGTAGTCGAGGTACCGGACCCGGGTGAGGCTGAAGAGGTAGTTGAGGAGGAAGAAGGGCGAGCCGGGCGCCAGGCGGAGGAGCCCCACGATGCGCCATCCTTCCACGGTCACCGCGTGTTCGATCGCGGCCAGCATCGGATGTTGCGCGAGGCGGCGGGCGACCCGATCGCGGGCGAGGTGACGTCCGACGAAGAAGGCGGCTGAGGCGCCGAGCTGGGCGCCGAGCCAGGAATACGCGAATCCCCAGGTGAGACCGAAGAGGGCACCGCCGGCGACGGTGAGGAAGGCACCGGGGAGGCAGGCGACACAGAGGACGGTATAGAGAGTGACGAAGGCGATCGGGGCCCAAGGGCCCAGCGGACGAAGGAGATCCGCCGCGCGTTCCGCCGGGGCGGCAGGGGCGGCGGCACCGACGGCAAGCAAGGCGAGGGAGAGGAGCAGCCAGCGGATGAAATGGGGCGGACACGTGGGCATGGAGCGACGCGATCTTCGCCGCCGGGAGGTGTGGGGTCCATGGGGAAGGCGGAAGGCAGGGGAATGGCGGAGAGGGGGGGATTCGAACCCCCGATGGGGTATAAGCCCATGCACGCTTTCCAGGCGTGTGCCTTAAACCGCTCAGCCACCTCTCCGCGACGGCGGGTGGGCAGTGTCGGCAGCAGGGGCTGGGGGCGCAATGTCAATTTCGGTCAGGTTTGAATGAAGAAGCTGAGGTTCTCGAGTTCGATGGCGAGGTTGACATTGTTGACGATCACCTCGTCCGGGGTGTGAAGGACCAGGGGGGCGAAGTTGAGGATGCCGGTGATGCCGGCCTGGAACAGATGGTTGGCGACCTCCTGGGCGACGGCGGCCGGGACGCAAAGAATGGCCATGCGGACGCCGTGCTGGTGGATGGTGTCGAGGATCCTGGAGGGGG harbors:
- a CDS encoding arylesterase, with amino-acid sequence MRALPVLLMMGWLGGVGVGPVWGDTPVKGTLVILGDSLAAGYGVEPEQAFPALLQRRIAAAGLGFEVVNAGVSGDTTAGGLRRVGWLLRRPMEVLVIALGGNDGLRGLAPAATRSNLVAMIETVRMRQPGVRIVVAGMQMPPNMGEDYTRTFRDVYPWVAREKHVALIPHLLEGVGGRPEMNLPDLIHPTPEGHERMAENVWEVLGPLLEGLRGRGQETVDGSTRTRS
- a CDS encoding TVP38/TMEM64 family protein; the encoded protein is MPTCPPHFIRWLLLSLALLAVGAAAPAAPAERAADLLRPLGPWAPIAFVTLYTVLCVACLPGAFLTVAGGALFGLTWGFAYSWLGAQLGASAAFFVGRHLARDRVARRLAQHPMLAAIEHAVTVEGWRIVGLLRLAPGSPFFLLNYLFSLTRVRYLDYLWATALASIPGTLLFVYLGSLGHLALHGRLRTPWEWGLYAVGLAALVLGSVLIARRARRRLQERVRVDPSTVS